The following are from one region of the Nicotiana tomentosiformis chromosome 7, ASM39032v3, whole genome shotgun sequence genome:
- the LOC138895657 gene encoding uncharacterized protein, with protein sequence MEGYCKQFDREVGSPRERVDGARGENEEEALGLSRRVTAYKPPKFEMFDNTDDPKVHLRTYYDKLVGVGKNEQIRMKLFTQSLIKDALSCYVSHNPKKWANRKKQTEIFHEYATRWRSEVAKVRPPLEEEQMNKFFVRA encoded by the exons ATGGAAGGATATTGCAAACAATTTGACAGAGAGGTTGGATCACCTAGAGAAAGGGTTGATGGAGCTAGAGGGGAAAATGAGGAAGAggctttgggattgtcaag GCGTGTAACTGcctacaaacctcctaagtttgagatGTTCGATAACACTGATGATCCTAAAGTGCATTTAAGAACCTACTACGATAAGCTGGTAGGAGTGGGCAAGAATGAACAAATTCGCATGAAGTTGTTCACGCAAAGTCTCATCAAGGATGCTTTATCCTGCTACGTTAGTCATAATCCAAAGAAGTGGGCGAACAGG aagaagcaaACGGAAATCTTCCATGAGTATGCTACTCGCTGGAGATCAGAGGTTGCCAAGGTGAGGCCACCACTAGAAGAGgagcaaatgaacaagttctttgtcagaGCTTAG
- the LOC117278990 gene encoding uncharacterized protein: protein MEIVKEVENFENKPKSNLEETKAVNLRDFQTVKETHISIHLSPSEKEEYIRFLREYGDMFAWSDDYMTGMSQGPSGGRAPDMASQHCLNPAKCAFGVPAEKLLGFIVSHRGIELDPSKIKSIQDLPPPKSKKDVLSFLGCLNYIRRFLKLATVICEPIFKIMRKDIVMSWTKECQKAFDIIKEYLSKPLVLVPSEPGRRLLLYLSMLDGNFDCVLGQHDENGRKDQAINYLSKKFTPYEARYSLLGHGAQEQTLADHLTENPVDGEYEPLKTYFPHEKVLFIGEDIAEAYDGRRMFFDRTANFKGIGIEAVLLVIRDSDLLIRHVLGEWAAKNTKIFPYLYCVQDLIKRFIMIELKHVMRVQNEFTDALATLSSVIQNPDKNYIDPIPIEIHKQTPYCAHVEEEFDGNPWFHDIKEYLEKRE from the exons AtggaaattgtcaaagaagtagagaattttgagaacaaaccgAAGTCCAATCTTGAAGAAACTAAGGCAGTTAACTTAAGGGATTTTcaaacagtcaaagaaactcaCATTAGCATTCAtctgtcaccatcagagaaggaagagtacatcagATTTCTAAGGGAATATGGGGATATGTTTGCATGGTCCGATGACTACATGACAGGAATGAGCCAAGGTCCTTCGGGTGGTCGAGCACCCGACATGGCTAGCCAACATTGT ttgaatcctgcaaaatgtgctttcggagtcccTGCCGAGAAATTGCTAGGTTTCATTGTCAGTCACCGCGGCATTGAGTTAGACCCGTCAAAGATCAAATCTATTCAAGACCTGCCACCACCGAAGAGCAAGAAGGATGTATTGAGTTTTCTAGGCTGCCTGAATTATATACGTCGCTTTTTAAAGCTGGCAACAGTAATATGCGAGCCAATCTTCAAAATAATGAGGAAAGATATTGTGATGAGTTGGACCAAAGAGTGTCAAAAGGCTTTCGATATAATCAAGGAGTACCTGTCCAAGCCACTTGTGTTGGTCCCATCGGAGCCCGGGAGACGTTTATTGCTGTACCTATCTATGTTGGATGGAAACTTTGATTGCGTCTTGGGGCAACATGACGAGAATGGAAGGAAGGACCAAGCAATaaactatctgagtaagaagttcacaccttacgaagCACGGTACTCTTTGTTAGGAC acGGCGCTCAAGAGCAAACATTGGCCGATCACCTGACAGAGAACCCCGTGgatggagaatacgaaccattgaagacgtattttccCCACGAGAAAGTGTTGTTTATAGGGGAAGACATTGCTGAAGCATATGATGGCAGGAGAATGTTTTTCGACAGAACTGCAAACTTCAAAGGAATAGGCATCGAAGCTGTCCTG CTGGTAATAAGAGATTCAGATTTGCTAATACGTCATGTACTCGGAGAATGGGCCGCCAAAAATACTAAGATATTTCCATACCTGTACTGTGTGCAAgatttgatcaagaggttcataaTGATAGAATTAAAACATGTTATGAGAGTTCAAAACGAGTTCACAGACGCACTGGCTACCTTGTCTTCCGTGATACAAAATCCAGATAAGAACTATATTGATCCCATTCCAATAGAAATCCATAAGCAGAcaccttattgtgctcatgttgaagaagagttcgatggaaatccatggtttcaCGATATCAAGGAGTATTTGGAAAAAAGAGAGTAG